One stretch of Malus domestica chromosome 14, GDT2T_hap1 DNA includes these proteins:
- the LOC103424322 gene encoding FT-interacting protein 3-like — protein MQRPPSEDFALKETKPHLGGGRISGDKLTSTYDLVEQMQYLYVRVVKAKDLPAKDVTGSCDPYVEVRLGNYKGATRHFEKKSNPEWNQVFAFSKDRIQATVLEVVVKDKDVVKDDLIGRVSFDLNEVPKRVPPDSPLAPQWYRLEDHKANKARGELMLAVWMGTQADEAFPEAWHSDAATISGADSLSNIRSKVYLSPKLWYLRVNVIEAQDLIPSDKGRYPEVYVKAILGNQALRTRISPSRSLNPMWNEDLMFVASEPFEEPLILSVEDRIASNKDEVLGRCAIPLQYVHRRYDHKPVNTSWHNLEKHVIIEGEKKKEIKFASRIHMRICLEGGYHVLDESTHYSSDLRPTAKPLWKSSIGVLEVGILNAQGLMPMKTKDGKGTTDAYCVAKYGQKWVRTRTIIDSFTPKWNEQYTWEVYDPCTVITIGVFDNCHLHGGEKAGGARDARIGKVRIRLSTLETDRVYTHSYPLLVLHPNGVKKMGEIHMAVRFTCSSLLNMMHMYSQPLLPKMHYIHPLTVSQLDSLRHQATQIVSVRLSRAEPPLRNEVVEYMLDVGSHMWSMRRSKANFFRIMNVLGGIIAVGKWFDQICNWKNPITTVLIHILFIILVMYPELILPTIFLYLFLIGVWYYRWRPRHPPHMDTRLSHADSAHPDELDEEFDTFPTSRPSEIVRMRYDRLRSIAGRIQTVVGDLATQGERLQSLLSWRDPRATALFVLFCLIAAIVLYVTPFQVVALLTGFYVLRHPRFRHKLPSVPLNFFRRLPARTDCML, from the coding sequence ATGCAGAGACCTCCATCGGAAGACTTTGCTTTGAAGGAGACCAAACCCCACCTCGGTGGGGGGAGGATCTCCGGTGACAAGCTCACGAGCACGTATGATCTCGTTGAGCAGATGCAGTACCTATATGTCCGGGTTGTTAAGGCGAAGGACTTGCCCGCGAAAGATGTTACCGGTAGCTGTGACCCTTATGTGGAAGTTAGGCTTGGGAATTACAAGGGCGCTACTCGACATTTTGAGAAGAAGTCGAATCCGGAGTGGAACCAGGTTTTTGCATTTTCGAAAGATCGTATTCAGGCTACCGTTCTTGAGGTCGTTGTGAAGGACAAGGATGTTGTGAAGGACGATTTGATAGGCCGAGTTTCTTTTGACCTGAATGAGGTTCCAAAACGCGTTCCTCCTGACAGTCCTCTGGCACCACAGTGGTATAGATTGGAAGATCATAAGGCGAACAAGGCTAGGGGAGAGCTGATGTTGGCTGTATGGATGGGCACCCAAGCCGATGAAGCTTTTCCCGAAGCATGGCATTCCGATGCTGCCACAATTAGCGGAGCTGACAGTCTTTCAAATATCCGATCAAAGGTGTATCTCTCTCCTAAGCTTTGGTATTTGAGGGTTAATGTGATTGAAGCTCAGGATTTGATACCAAGTGATAAGGGTAGGTATCCTGAAGTTTATGTGAAGGCCATCTTGGGAAATCAAGCTTTGAGGACTAGGATTTCTCCAAGCAGAAGCCTAAATCCCATGTGGAACGAAGATCTAATGTTTGTAGCATCAGAACCTTTTGAGGAGCCCTTGATTTTGAGTGTGGAGGACAGAATTGCATCTAACAAGGATGAAGTTCTGGGGAGATGTGCTATTCCTCTGCAGTATGTGCACCGACGGTATGATCATAAACCTGTGAACACTAGCTGGCACAATCTTGAGAAGCATGTTATCATAGAAGgggaaaagaagaaggaaatcaaGTTTGCAAGCAGGATTCATATGAGGATCTGTCTGGAAGGTGGTTACCATGTCCTCGATGAATCAACACACTATAGTAGCGATCTTCGACCGACAGCAAAACCGTTGTGGAAGTCCAGCATTGGGGTCCTTGAAGTGGGAATTCTGAATGCTCAGGGGTTGATGCCAATGAAGACCAAGGACGGGAAAGGTACAACAGATGCTTATTGTGTGGCGAAATACGGGCAGAAATGGGTTCGAACAAGAACCATTATTGATAGCTTTACTCCCAAGTGGAATGAGCAGTACACCTGGGAAGTCTATGATCCTTGTACTGTCATAACAATTGGGGTATTTGATAACTGTCATCTGCATGGGGGAGAAAAGGCCGGAGGGGCCAGGGATGCAAGAATTGGGAAGGTAAGGATTCGTCTCTCCACCCTTGAGACTGATCGGGTTTACACACACTCGTACCCCCTTTTGGTTCTGCACCCAAATGGTGTAAAGAAGATGGGTGAAATTCATATGGCCGTGAGGTTCACTTGCTCTTCCCTGCTTAACATGATGCACATGTACTCACAACCACTGCTGCCAAAAATGCACTATATTCATCCATTAACTGTAAGTCAGCTTGATAGCTTGAGGCACCAGGCTACTCAGATTGTATCAGTGAGGCTGAGTCGTGCTGAACCTCCATTGAGGAATGAAGTGGTTGAGTACATGCTGGATGTGGGCTCCCACATGTGGAGTATGAGAAGAAGCAAAGCTAACTTCTTCAGGATTATGAATGTTTTGGGTGGGATAATTGCTGTTGGAAAATGGTTTGACCAGATCTGCAATTGGAAAAACCCCATTACTACCGTACTCATTCACATCTTGTTTATTATACTGGTCATGTACCCGGAGCTGATATTGCCTACAATTTTCCTCTACCTCTTCTTGATTGGAGTTTGGTATTACAGATGGAGGCCAAGGCACCCTCCTCACATGGACACTCGTCTGTCTCACGCAGATTCTGCACATCCTGATGAACTTGATGAAGAGTTTGATACATTCCCTACTTCACGGCCTTCCGAGATAGTGAGGATGCGATATGATAGGTTGAGGAGTATTGCAGGGAGAATTCAGACAGTGGTTGGTGACTTGGCTACTCAAGGGGAGAGGCTGCAATCTTTACTGAGCTGGAGAGATCCAAGAGCCACCGCTTTGTTCGTGCTTTTCTGTCTGATTGCAGCGATTGTCTTGTATGTTACACCGTTCCAGGTTGTGGCTCTTCTTACTGGATTTTATGTGCTGAGACACCCCAGATTCCGTCACAAGCTTCCCTCAGTGCCGCTGAATTTCTTCAGGAGGTTGCCGGCTAGAACTGACTGTATGCTGTGA